In one Nicotiana sylvestris chromosome 8, ASM39365v2, whole genome shotgun sequence genomic region, the following are encoded:
- the LOC138875803 gene encoding uncharacterized protein, translating into MEIFKEMVSGEILSSDEIHLLRRLLAKLDSANVATSNHVQSGTAFADNFNSWIVDSSANRHMTGSSKGIQNYSPCPKEDNVKIANGSLTPISGIETVICTPNIKLSSVLYVPEFPINLLSVSAITKALNCKIEFFPDHCIFQDLQTGKRIGSGRLRDDLYILMGFKTLVKPFLGKKCYKCYHPPSKRSFVSMDVTFREFEPYFSITSSPLQGESSKEEEVILPSSIIGPLDDIVTGKSEIGERIQGETIGRLDRPDLKTYSRKNRAEEAIMQSTNIEPSSTGELSTFPNELDEPIALRKGREAFVDPKWKQAMIEEMKALSKNETWELVTSPPDKKLVGSKWVFTVKHKADGSIERFKIRLVATQTYGVDYQETFAPVAKMNTVRIFLSCAANLDWDIKRSTPRKGLLFSKHDHLQIEAFIDAGWAGSLDDRRSTSGYCTLVRGNLVTWKSKKQSVVARSSAEAEYRAMALLWLQKLLQNLKLYEKRKTFLVL; encoded by the exons ATGGAGATATTCAAGGAGATGGTTTCTGGAGAAATCTTGTCTTCGGATGAAATTCACCTTCTCCGTCGCCTCCTAGCCAAACTTGACTCCGCTAATGTTGCCACATCCAATCATGTGCAATCAGGTACTGCCTTTGCTGATAACTTTAATTCTTGGATTGTCGATTCTAGTGCAAATAGACACATGACAGGCTCTTCTAAAGGCATTCAAAACTATTCTCCGTGTCCCAAAGAAGATAATGTTAAAATAGCTAATGGTTCTTTAACACCTATCTCTGGAATAGAAACTGTCATTTGTACTCCCAATATTAAACTATCATCCGTGCTCTATGTCCCTGAGTTccctatcaatcttttatctgttAGTGCCATCACCAAAGCTCTAAATTGTAAAATCGAGTTCTTTCCCGATCATTGTATTTTTCAGGATCTTCAAACAGGGAAAAGGATTGGCAGTGGTAGATTGCGTGATGACTTGTATATATTAATGGGATTCAAAACTCTAGTTAAGCCTTTTTTGGGGAAA AAATGTTACAAATGTTATCATCCTCCCTCTAAGAGATCTTTTGTTAGCATGGATGTTACCTTTCGAGAATTTGAGCCCTATTTCAGTATTACCTCATCACCTCTTCAGGGGGAGAGCAGTAAGGAGGAAGAGGTGATTCTACCTAGTTCCATTATTGGACCTCTTGATGACATTGTCACAGGGAAAAGTGAAATTGGAGAAAGAATTCAGGGGGAGACGATTGGACGTTTGGATAGGCCTGATTTGAAAACTTACTCAAGGAAAAATAGAGCAGAAGAAGCCATCATGCAATCTACTAACATTGAACCTTCTTCTACTGGTGAGTTATCTACATTTCCTAATGAGTTAGATGAACCTATTGCTCTCAGAAAAGGA AGGGAAGCTTTTGTAGATCCTAAATGGAAACAAGCTATGATTGAAGAAATGAAGGCCTTGTCAAAAAATGAGACATGGGAACTTGTCACTTCACCACCAGATAAGAAGTTGGTTGGCTCTAAATGGGTCTTTACTGTGAAGCACAAAGCTGATGGCTCAATTGAAAGATTCAAAATAAGATTGGTGGCCACTCAGACTTATGGAGTGGATTATCAAGAGACATTTGCCCCTGTTGCTAAGATGAACACTGTTAGAATTTTTTTATCTTGTGCAGCTAATCTTGATTGGGACATCAAACGG TCTACTCCAAGGAAAGGTCTACTTTTCTCCAAACATGATCACCTCCAAATAGAAGCCTTTATAGACGCGGGTTGGGCTGGATCTCTAGATGACAGAAGATCAACATCCGGTTATTGTACGCTCGTAAGAGGAAACTTGGTTACTTGGAAAAGCAAGAAGCAAAGTGTAGTTGCTAGATCAAGTGCGGAGGCAGAATATAGAGCTATGGCCCTGCTTTGGCTACAAAAGCTACTACAGAATTTGAAACTATATGAAAAAAGGAAAACTTTCCTTGTACTGTGA